From the genome of Excalfactoria chinensis isolate bCotChi1 chromosome 14, bCotChi1.hap2, whole genome shotgun sequence, one region includes:
- the LOC140258810 gene encoding ubiquitin carboxyl-terminal hydrolase 42-like, producing MKSHCENWGRIPPSEDPNLVSVNQGCGGAIYCRSSERSKPFALKDLVINDGIAPPQMILFPPEKICMDWQQTQNVGVGLLNLGNTCFINSALQCLTYTPPLANYMLSLEHSQSCNCQGFCMMCTMEAHINRVLCCAHDAIEPVFIVHELKRIGSHFCFGAQEDAHEFLRFTVDAMQQACLHGCATLDRSSQATTLIHQIFGGFLRSRVQCLNCRAVSDTYEAFLDILLDIEAVSSVTKALEQFVKPEQLGGENCYKCSTCKKMVPASKRYTIHRSSNVLTISLKRFDSLSGGKINKEVRYPEYLDLRAYMSESTGEPLLYALYAVLVHCGDSSHTGHYFCFIKAADGLWYKMNDAKVVPSNIKTVLGQQAYLLFYIRLHDSDFSVLHFDNDNRKHKKKKKKKKHQEIERLLGTKSPLHPWSILKG from the exons ATGAAGTCACACTGTGAGAACTGGGGCCGGATACCACCTTCAGAAGATCCGAACCTGGTCTCTGTGAACCAGGGATGTGGAGGTGCTATTTATTGTAGATCATCCGAAAGATCTAAACCTTTTGCCCTAAAAGATTTAG TCATTAACGATGGAATTGCTCCACCACAAATGATTCTTTTTCCACCTGAGAAGATTTGTATGGATTGGCAGCAAACACAAAATGTTGGAGTCGGACTCCTCAATCTTGGCAATACGTGTTTTATTAATTCTGCTCTACAGTGTTTGACTTACACACCCCCACTTGCCAACTACATGCTTTCCCTTGAGCACAGCCAGTCGT GCAATTGTCAAGGCTTCTGCATGATGTGCACTATGGAAGCTCACATTAACCGAGTCCTGTGTTGTGCTCATGATGCCATCGAGCCTGTATTTATTGTCCATGAACTTAAAC gAATAGGAAGTCATTTCTGCTTTGGCGCTCAGGAAGATGCACATGAGTTCTTACGCTTCACTGTTGATGCTATGCAGCAAGCGTGTTTGCATGGATGCGCCAC attaGACAGATCTTCTCAAGCAACCACCCTAATTCATCAAATATTTGGAGGATTTCTAAGATCCAGAG tGCAGTGCTtgaactgcagagcagtttcAGATACATATGAGGCATTCCTTGATATACTTCTGGATATAGAG GCAGTTTCATCTGTTACCAAAGCTTTAGAACAATTTGTGAAACCCGAGCAGCTGGGTGGTGAAAATTGCTATAAATGTAGCAC ATGCAAGAAGATGGTTCCCGCATCAAAAAGATACACAATACATCGATCTTCCAACGTTCTCACCATTTCACTCAAAAGATTCGACAGTTTGTCAGGCGGCAAAATCAACAAA GAAGTTCGGTACCCCGAATATTTAGATCTTCGCGCCTACATGTCTGAATCAACTGGGGAACCTCTTCTTTATGCATTATATGCTGTTTTAGTACATTGTGGTGACAGTTCTCATACAGGACACTATTTCTGCTTCATAAAA GCTGCTGATGGGCTTTGGTATAAGATGAATGATGCTAAAGTAGTGCCAAGTAACATCAAAACAGTTCTTGGTCAGCAAGCTTATTTACTGTTTTATATCAG acttcATGATTCGgatttctctgtgctccactTTGACAATGACAATCggaaacataagaaaaaaaagaaaaagaagaaacatcagGAAATCGAAAGGCTCCTTGGAACTAAATCTCCATTGCATCCATGGAGCATATTAAAG GGTTAA